A section of the Melopsittacus undulatus isolate bMelUnd1 chromosome 3, bMelUnd1.mat.Z, whole genome shotgun sequence genome encodes:
- the DEGS1 gene encoding sphingolipid delta(4)-desaturase DES1, with amino-acid sequence MGNTVAREDFEWVYTDQPHADRRKEILAKHPEIKALMKPDYNLIWVVVLMVLAQLTAFYLVKDLDWKWVIFWAYVFGSCISHSMTLAIHEISHNSAFGNSKAMWNRWFGIFANLPLGLPYSISFKRYHMDHHRYLGGDGIDVDIPTNFEGWFFCTRFRKFIWIVLQPFFYAIRPLCINPKPITRLEIINLLAQLAFDVVIYYLWGVKSTVYMLAGSVLGLGLHPISGHFIAEHYMFLKGHETYSYYGPLNLLTFNVGYHNEHHDFPNIPGKSLPLVKKIAAEYYDNLPQYNSWVKVLYDFVMDDTISPYSRMKRHLKGEVKQD; translated from the exons ATGGGCAACACCGTCGCCAGAGAGGATTTCGAGTGGGTCTACACGGACCAGCCTCATGCAGACCGCCGCAAGGAGATCCTGG CGAAGCATCCAGAGATTAAAGCGTTGATGAAGCCAGACTACAACTTGATATGGGTGGTTGTGCTGATGGTTCTTGCACAGTTGACTGCATTTTACCTAGTTAAAGACTTGGACTGGAAATGGGTAATCTTCTGGGCATACGTTTTTGGAAGCTGTATTAGCCACTCCATGACTCTGGCAATTCATGAGATCTCCCACAACAGTGCCTTTGGCAACAGCAAAGCAATGTGGAATCGATGGTTTGGGATATTTGCCAACCTCCCTCTTGGTCTCCCATACTCCATATCCTTCAAGAGATACCACATGGATCATCATCGTTATTTAGGAGGCGATGGAATTGATGTGGACATTCCTACCAACTTTGAAGGCTGGTTTTTCTGCACCCGTTTTAGGAAGTTCATATGGATTGTTCTTCAGCCATTTTTCTATGCGATTAGACCTCTCTGCATCAATCCCAAACCTATTACTCGACTTGAAATAATCAATTTGTTGGCTCAGCTTGCCTTTGATGTTGTGATATATTATTTATGGGGAGTTAAATCCACAGTTTACATGCTTGCTGGTTCAGTACTTGGACTTGGGTTGCACCCAATTTCAGGACACTTCATAGCTGAACATTACATGTTTTTGAAAGGACATGAGACTTACTCCTACTATGGGCCACTTAATTTGCTTACTTTTAATGTTGGCTATCACAATGAACATCATGACTTCCCTAATATTCCTGGCAAGAGCCTTCCGCTG gTGAAGAAAATAGCAGCTGAATACTATGACAACCTGCCACAATATAACTCTTGGGTAAAAGTACTATATGACTTCGTGATGGATGACACAATCAGCCCATATTCACGTATGAAAAGACACTTAAAGGGTGAAGTGAAGCAAGATTAA